ACTTGTAAATGACAATAACGATatagaaaaaagtaaaagtacCTATTTGTTTTAGGTCCCTCGCCCATAAACGCAGATGAAGACGAAATAACATCATCTTCAGAATAGAAGACCTGTTACAAAAtctagaaatgttttttttttacactttttagTGTAAAAACTAGATACACGTAAATAGTGAGAATTAGATACAACGGTAATAACATAGTAATAATAGAAGAcatatctttattattgttacagaaatattgaaataatatatattttgttaactaGTGAATATGttcaattttgaattttgtataagtttatttttaattatattatatattaaatatatatataagtaaatgaaaaaaaatattcgttcacagtatcttattttatattttcggcCCCTTATAATTGTGCTTGCGCGGGTAGATATAAAATTGAGACgaagtttttaattatgaaaaggTCCTTTTTATTGATCATTGTAGCAAATTTTTGTATGTTCTTGAAGATGAGAAaatctttgatattaaatactataaaaaggCTTACAATTATTTCGTGTAgtctttgatattaaaaaaaaaataaaatgggtGCCTAagttacagaaataaatattttattgaaatgtaaagGTATTACATACTGTATATGTAATGTATACATACTATGTGTAACTGTTAGTTAGGTAGTAGGTTTCATatctgatattaattttaatatatcaaatgtagatcattcattaattcatttaccactaattttgaaaaaaaatacatacattttgtaatttctacaaattaatatattaatcggGACTTGGTACGGACCAAGTGTTTCTTAAATATGTTCTGTAACTACTATTTTCCAGAGGCTATTTAGatgccaaaaaaatattttattacgacctaatattcaattctataaatttgaaattatttatacgaattTGAACTTTATACACTGGCAACTTTGTTAAAAGCGCCACCACctgtgtaataaaatgtttttctttaatagcataatgtatttcatttcaataactaacaattactatatattatttccatataaataaactgcaattttattgattgtaaaatgtcttaattttttttaaattctagcagtcttgtattatttaaattgaaagtaaaagtTTTTTGTGGGATTTGCAAAACATGATAAAACTGAAAATCTCTTGGCAGAACAagtttgtttcataaatttaatttttactagaATTtgttcacatttattttaattattaaaataatcattgatatcaattaataaaaaacagacatgataaataaaacatttataaataaatacgttttttattatcaCAAAAGGCTTGCACAgcatacaaatatatgaatttgataaaaatacctaaacatttttgtttaagtttgaAGATCATAAAGCACAATGGTAAAAGCATGTATTAACTGTACCATTGCAAGTATAGGCTCTAAGTAAagcatcattttaaaattttactcagATGCAGCTAAAGCAACTACAGTAAAACGGACCTCATCGGGATCACGTGACATAAATTCTTTACAAATCTTTGATGCATCTTCTAACATAGAATCTGGTGTTGTTTTTCCATGATTAATTGGAAAAGCTTTACGCCCATCTAATTCATACAAAACTCCATCTTTATGCACGAAAGTAATAAAATGATGGTTGACAGGATCTTCAGCACTAGGAGTATTAGTTTGACCTTCTAGAGCCAACTCCTTATGAGCATTAATTATACCTTCACTTTTTTCCAATAGCGTCCCTCTAGCAGCAGCATCGAGGTCTTTGGCTTCGTCTAAGAATTTCTTTAAAGGGCCATCATTTAACTGAATATGATCTGTATTATTAGCAACTCCATGCACAAGTGCTACTGTACCGCATGCATTACTGATGTTTTGTTTCATATAGAAAAGATTGCAAGATACTTCTTGACCTGTAGATAGAATATCATTCTCTTCTTTTTGTTTATGTTGCTCATAAGCATCAGAAACAGGAAAGAGAAGTGTTAGAGCGATTACAGGTTTCGGCACCCAGGAAAGCATTTCAGGTTCCAATCCCATAACGTCTACCATACCCCATTTGTTAGGCACACCAAGTTTTTGAAGAAATTTATTCATAACTTCGGGATTTGATTCCAGAGGAATTAAAGTTTCAGTAGCCATTTCCAACtgcaaaattttaattctatgataattgaattaaaaatgtccTATAAGCTAATAAACATGTTACTTACCTTTCCTTTTTATGACtagaaatttaagaaaatactgCTATAAAGCCGCAACACGTTATGCCGGTCGACTAGACAGGTGAGCGACTTTTACAAATTACTAAATCAATAATCACAAATTCCGAATATACAAGTCACATTCTGGGTTGCCaattgcaatatatat
The nucleotide sequence above comes from Vanessa tameamea isolate UH-Manoa-2023 chromosome 2, ilVanTame1 primary haplotype, whole genome shotgun sequence. Encoded proteins:
- the LOC113399749 gene encoding ubiquitin carboxyl-terminal hydrolase isozyme L3-like; its protein translation is MATETLIPLESNPEVMNKFLQKLGVPNKWGMVDVMGLEPEMLSWVPKPVIALTLLFPVSDAYEQHKQKEENDILSTGQEVSCNLFYMKQNISNACGTVALVHGVANNTDHIQLNDGPLKKFLDEAKDLDAAARGTLLEKSEGIINAHKELALEGQTNTPSAEDPVNHHFITFVHKDGVLYELDGRKAFPINHGKTTPDSMLEDASKICKEFMSRDPDEVRFTVVALAASE